The Accipiter gentilis chromosome 7, bAccGen1.1, whole genome shotgun sequence genome includes a region encoding these proteins:
- the TRIM46 gene encoding tripartite motif-containing protein 46 has product MRGAPAHPRGLGAPAGSGTPWRPGAALQTPPSPAPPGGGERRSGRPGGGEARDPPTGPGPARRPGQPARGPPWAQLVEPRCRTQGARRGTPGVVAVAPRCRAAAAPRRPPAAAAGEGPAEHARRRPPPSPRLRRSLQQTGASAAAAATAAAGTGAGSGRGAMAEGEDLQTFTSIMDALVRISTSMKNMERELVCPVCKEMYKQPLALPCTHNVCHVCASEVLLQHGYLCCDPTSEPSSPAATPATRSPRLGRRAIPKPDRLDRLLKSGFGTYPGRKRGTVHPQTVSFPCPACQRDVDLGERGLGSLFRNLTLERVVERYRQTINISAAIMCQFCKPPQLEATKGCTECKSSFCNECFKLYHPWGTQKAQHEPTPPTLTFRPKGLMCPEHKEEVTHYCKTCQRLVCQLCRVRRTHTSHKITPVLSAYQALREKLTKSLAYILSSQDTVQTQIAELEETVKHTEVNGSQAKEEVSQLIQGLCAILEEKRATLLQAIEECQQERLASLHCQIQEHQAMLENSGMVGYAQEVLKETDHPCFVQAAKQLHNRILRATDSLQSFRPAATASFSHFQLDVSRELKLLTDLAFIRAPEAPVIDTQRTYAYDQIFLCWRLPQHSPPAWHYTVEYRKTDTKAKGLKLWQRREEVHGTSALVEYLDTDSVYVLRVKGCNKAGFGEYSEDIYLHTPPAPVLNFFLDNRWGFNRDRLAISKDQRAVRSVPGIPMLFAAERLMTSCHLSIDLVIGDVAITQGKSYWACCVDPSSYLVKVGVGLESKLQEWFQVPQDVVSPRYDPDSGHDSGAEDTTVEAPPPYAFLTIGMGKILLSHGSALTSRDPNGCTVPLPPRIGICLDYEQGKVSFYDAVSFRELWECGVDCSGPVCPAFCFIGGGALHLQELVANKQERKVTIGGFAKLD; this is encoded by the exons ATGCGCGGCGCCCCCGCCCATCCCCGCGGGCTAGGCGCTCCGGCCGGCTCGGGCACCCCCTGGCGGCCAGGCGCGGCGCTGCAGACCCCGCCGTCTCCCGCgccccccggcggcggggagaggcgCAGCGGTCGCCCCGGGGGAGGGGAGGCGCGGGACCCCcccaccggccccggccctgcccggcgccCCGGTCAGCCCGCCCGGGGTCCACCCTGGGCGCAGCTCGTCGAGCCGCGCTGCCGTACGCAAGGGGCTCGGCGGGGGACGCCCGGGGTTGTGGCGGTAGCCCCCCGgtgccgcgccgccgccgccccccgccgtccccccgccgccgctgccggggaGGGTCCCGCTGAGCAtgcgcgccgccgccccccgccctccccccggCTCCGCCGCTCCCTGCAACAGACCGGGGCGTCCGCGGCCGCCGCTGCTACCGCCGCCGCGGGGACCGGCGCCGGGAGCGGGCGCGGAGCCATGGCCGAGGGCGAGGACCTGCAGACCTTCACCTCTATCATGGACGCGCTCGTCCGCATTAGc aCCAGCATGAAGAACATGGAGCGGGAGCTGGTCTGCCCGGTGTGCAAGGAGATGTACAAGCAGCCGCTGGCCCTGCCCTGCACACACAATGTCTGCCACGTCTGTGCCAGCGAGGTGCTGCTGCAGCATGGCTACCTTTGCTGTGACCCCACCTCTGAGCCCTCCTCGCCTGCCGCCACCCCTGCCACCCGTAGCCCTCGCCTGGGGCGCCGGGCCATCCCCAAGCCTGACCGCCTCGACCGCCTCCTGAAGTCAG GCTTTGGCACCTACCCGGGGCGCAAGCGGGGCACTGTGCACCCCCAGACCGTCAgcttcccctgccctgcctgccagaGGGACGTGGACCTGGGCGAGCGGggcctgggcagcctcttccgcAACCTGACGCTGGAGCGGGTGGTGGAGCGTTACCGCCAGACCATCAACATCAGCGCTGCCATCATGTGCCAGTTCTGCAAGCCCCCGCAGCTGGAGGCCACCAAGGGCTGCACTGAGTGCAAGTCCAGCTTCTGCAATGAGTGCTTCAAACTATACCACCCCTGGGGCACCCAGAAAGCCCAGCATGAGCCCACGCCCCCCACCCTCACCTTCCGCCCCAAG GGGCTGATGTGCCCGGAGCACAAGGAGGAGGTGACTCACTACTGCAAGACCTGCCAGCGGCTGGTGTGCCAGCTCTGCCGCGTGCGACGCACTCACACCAGCCACAAGATCACCCCGGTGCTCAGCGCCTACCAGGCCCTCAGG GAGAAGCTGACAAAGAGCCTCGCCTACATCCTGAGCAGCCAGGACACGGTGCAGACCCAGATTGCTGAGCTGGAGGAGACAGTGAAGCACACAGAG gtgAATGGCTCGCAGGCCAAGGAGGAGGTGTCACAGCTGATCCAGGGGCTGTGCGCCATTCTGGAGGAGAAGCGGGCAACCCTGCTGCAGGCGATCGAGGAGTGCCAGCAGGAGCGGCTGGCCAGCCTGCACTGCCAGATCCAGGAACACCAGGCCATGCTGGAGAACTCGGGCATGGTGGGCTATGCCCAGGAGGTGCTGAAGGAAACCGACCACCCCTGCTTTGTCCAGGCTGCCAAGCAGCTGCACAACAG GATCCTCAGGGCCACTGACTCACTGCAGAGCTTCCGTCCTGCAGCCACGGCCTCCTTCAGCCACTTCCAGCTGGACGTCAGCAGGGAGCTGAAGCTGCTCACCGACCTGGCCTTCATCCGAG CGCCTGAGGCCCCCGTCATCGACACGCAGCGCACCTACGCCTACGACCAGATCTTCCTGTGCTGGCGGCTGCCGCAGCACTCACCACCCGCCTGGCACTACACAGTGGAGTACCGCAAGACGGACACCAAGGCCAAGGGGCTGAAGCTGTGGCAGCGGCGGGAGGAGGTGCACGGCACCAGCGCTCTTGTGGAGTACCTGGACACCGACAGCGTCTACGTGCTCCGAGTGAAGGGTTGCAACAAGGCTGGCTTTGGGGAGTACAGTGAGGACATCTACCTGCACACGCCGCCGGCCCCAG tTCTCAACTTCTTCCTGGACAACCGCTGGGGCTTCAACCGGGACCGGCTGGCCATCAGCAAGGACCAGCGGGCTGTGCGCAGCGTCCCTGGCATCCCCATGCTCTTCGCCGCTGAGCGCCTCATGAccagctgccacctctccatcgacCTGGTCATTGGCGACGTGGCCATCACTCAGGGCAAGAGCTACTGGGCCTGCTGTGTGGACCCCAGCTCCTACCTGGTCAAGGTGGGCGTGGGGCTGGAGAGCAAGCTGCAGGAGTGGTTCCAGGTGCCGCAGGATGTGGTGAGCCCCAG GTATGACCCTGACAGCGGTCATGACAGTGGGGCAGAGGACACAACGGTGGAGGCACCCCCGCCCTATGCTTTCCTCACCATTGGCATGGGCAAGATCTTGCTCTCGCACGGGTCGGCGCTCACCTCTCGCGACCCCAATGGCTGCACCGTGCCCTTGCCCCCACGCATTGGCATCTGCCTGGACTACGAGCAGGGCAAGGTGAGCTTCTATGATGCCGTCTCCTTCCGCGAGCTCTGGGAGTGCGGTGTGGACTGCTCGGGGCCCGTCTGCCCTGCCTTCTGCTTCATCGGAGGGGGTGCCCTGCATCTCCAGGAGCTGGTGGCCAACAAGCAGGAGCGTAAAGTGACCATTGGGGGCTTTGCCAAGCTGGACTGA